Proteins co-encoded in one Meiothermus sp. genomic window:
- a CDS encoding thioredoxin family protein, with product MLQYDQLPLGAGLIDAELPDLSGQMVRLSAFSEPFLAVIFICNHCPYVKGSIQEIVALAEKYRGKVAFLGINANDYERYPEDAPEGMRAFARMHNFNFPYLLDETQATAKAYKALRTPEVFVFDQNRKLRYHGRVNDSPKNPSGVQEHTLDLVLSALTQGQEPPFTEANAIGCTIKWKPGNEPTVTIG from the coding sequence ATGCTGCAGTACGACCAACTGCCTTTGGGTGCAGGCTTGATCGATGCGGAGCTGCCCGATCTTTCGGGCCAGATGGTTCGGCTTTCGGCCTTTAGCGAGCCGTTTTTGGCGGTTATCTTCATCTGCAACCACTGCCCTTACGTCAAGGGCTCTATCCAGGAAATCGTGGCTCTGGCTGAGAAGTACCGGGGCAAGGTGGCTTTTTTGGGTATCAACGCCAACGATTACGAGCGCTACCCCGAGGACGCGCCGGAGGGCATGCGGGCCTTCGCCAGAATGCACAATTTCAACTTTCCCTACCTCCTGGACGAAACGCAGGCCACTGCAAAAGCCTATAAAGCCCTGCGTACGCCGGAAGTTTTTGTCTTCGATCAGAACCGCAAACTCCGCTACCATGGCCGGGTCAACGATTCCCCCAAAAACCCTTCTGGCGTGCAGGAACACACCCTGGATCTGGTGCTATCGGCCCTGACACAGGGGCAGGAGCCTCCTTTTACCGAGGCCAACGCCATTGGCTGCACCATCAAGTGGAAGCCCGGCAACGAGCCTACTGTGACCATCGGTTGA
- a CDS encoding redoxin domain-containing protein, with product MAIQVGDFLPDVTVYNTAAEALRLPQLAQGKPLVLLFFPAAHTRVCERELCTFRDGLAAYNELGALVYGLSVDTPWTLGAYAKALSLAFPLISDYGKEATRAFGLEISLRGLPGFSQRAAYVVDGTGRIVWAWVAEVPAQEPPYDEVAAAVKALTAAA from the coding sequence ATGGCGATACAAGTTGGCGACTTCCTACCGGATGTGACCGTCTACAACACCGCTGCCGAGGCCTTGCGACTGCCCCAACTGGCGCAGGGCAAGCCCCTGGTGCTGCTGTTTTTCCCGGCGGCCCATACCCGAGTTTGTGAGCGCGAACTCTGCACCTTCCGGGATGGTCTGGCCGCATACAACGAACTGGGAGCCCTGGTGTACGGCCTGAGTGTGGACACCCCCTGGACCCTGGGGGCTTATGCAAAAGCCCTTAGTCTGGCTTTCCCGCTCATCTCCGACTATGGCAAAGAAGCGACCCGGGCCTTTGGTCTGGAGATTAGCCTGCGGGGTCTGCCCGGTTTTTCGCAGCGGGCGGCCTATGTGGTGGATGGCACGGGCCGGATTGTCTGGGCCTGGGTGGCTGAGGTTCCTGCGCAGGAGCCGCCCTACGATGAAGTGGCGGCAGCCGTAAAGGCACTGACCGCTGCCGCCTAG
- a CDS encoding TetR/AcrR family transcriptional regulator, with protein MTDQRKKRQKRLHGEATREKLIEATVRILSQEGLGAVSTARLAREVGIVQSGFYAHFDSLEACISVAAERIGERIRASLAEGLELLGSQGAGDYYLVKAQYHRLLTELQQQWVFVELLIRYFRDPSPLGWALSRVQQDLRSDLVSYFTRVVEPLNWPKGGRPQAGFMADLLVSMTLSAVESLRWEPDLDRELVAHLLALQTLNTGKHMVEWMMANKNPPQC; from the coding sequence ATGACGGACCAACGCAAAAAACGTCAGAAACGTCTTCATGGCGAGGCCACCCGCGAAAAACTGATCGAGGCTACGGTGCGTATTTTGAGCCAAGAGGGGCTGGGTGCGGTCTCTACAGCCCGCTTGGCCCGTGAGGTGGGTATTGTGCAGTCGGGCTTTTATGCACACTTCGATAGCCTCGAGGCCTGCATCTCGGTGGCAGCCGAGCGAATAGGAGAGAGGATACGGGCCAGTCTGGCCGAGGGCCTAGAGTTACTGGGTTCCCAGGGCGCTGGTGATTACTACCTGGTCAAGGCGCAATACCATAGGCTGCTCACCGAACTACAGCAGCAGTGGGTGTTTGTGGAACTGCTGATCCGCTATTTCCGCGATCCCTCACCCCTGGGCTGGGCGCTGTCTCGAGTGCAGCAAGATCTACGCAGCGACCTTGTTTCCTATTTCACACGAGTGGTTGAGCCGCTTAATTGGCCCAAAGGCGGACGCCCCCAGGCCGGCTTCATGGCCGACCTGCTGGTAAGCATGACCCTCAGCGCAGTGGAGAGCCTGCGTTGGGAGCCCGATCTGGATCGGGAGCTGGTAGCCCATCTTTTGGCCCTGCAAACCTTGAATACGGGTAAACATATGGTGGAGTGGATGATGGCGAATAAAAACCCCCCTCAGTGCTGA
- a CDS encoding cupin domain-containing protein has product MTSTKIKAKRAARQYTWEDVEVLTYKSEGTAPFKDVTRQVLFDDPHLAAQWRYFEVAPDGHTTLERHQHVHAVMVIRGRGACLVGTEVFSIELHDLIHVPPLTWHQFRATLNEPLGFLCLVNSERDRPELPGSEDLQLLRQNPDVAAFIRV; this is encoded by the coding sequence ATGACTTCGACCAAAATCAAAGCCAAGCGAGCTGCACGGCAGTATACCTGGGAAGACGTGGAGGTACTGACCTACAAATCGGAAGGAACGGCCCCCTTCAAGGATGTAACCCGTCAGGTGCTGTTTGATGACCCTCACCTGGCAGCTCAGTGGCGCTATTTCGAGGTAGCCCCAGACGGCCATACCACCCTCGAGCGCCACCAGCACGTGCACGCGGTAATGGTCATCCGGGGACGGGGGGCCTGCTTGGTGGGAACCGAGGTATTTTCAATCGAGCTACACGATCTTATTCATGTACCCCCCCTCACCTGGCACCAGTTCCGCGCCACCCTGAACGAGCCGCTGGGCTTCTTATGCCTGGTAAATAGCGAGCGCGACCGACCCGAGCTGCCAGGGTCAGAAGATTTGCAACTTTTGCGTCAAAACCCAGATGTTGCTGCATTTATCCGGGTTTGA
- a CDS encoding RuBisCO large subunit C-terminal-like domain-containing protein, which yields MYGLEATYRIKSTEAQIEARAQALAVEQSIEMPPTAVRQPELLQKVLARVVSIQEDGAGYFRVVLHFAEETTAFETTGLLNVLFGNCALQEDVELLDLKLPPSLLSVFAGPRFGIAGLRQLAQVEGRPLTCTALKPQGLSPTQLAELAYTFALGGIDIVKDDHGLTNQPTAPFAERVGVIQEAIARANAETGGHTLYAPMLAGSPKTLHHHLNIARQAGVKIILTAPMLLGLPTFQEVVEDLGLAVLGHPAFAGLRISPPLMFGKLFRLLGADAVIFPNQGGRFAYSQQACLALAQAARAPWSHIRPALPVPAGGMTVERVEELLELYGSDTMLLIGGNLLAAKDNLLERTREFVQKVVVSGGKTSR from the coding sequence ATGTACGGGCTCGAGGCCACCTACCGCATCAAATCCACCGAAGCACAGATCGAAGCCAGGGCCCAGGCTCTGGCCGTCGAGCAAAGCATCGAGATGCCCCCCACCGCCGTGCGCCAGCCCGAGCTGCTGCAAAAGGTGCTGGCGCGGGTGGTCTCCATCCAGGAGGACGGAGCGGGGTATTTCCGGGTTGTGCTGCATTTTGCCGAAGAGACCACGGCATTCGAGACAACCGGTCTGCTCAACGTGCTTTTTGGAAACTGTGCCTTACAGGAAGATGTCGAGCTGCTAGACCTGAAGCTGCCACCCAGTTTGCTCTCGGTGTTTGCAGGGCCGCGCTTTGGCATCGCCGGACTGCGCCAACTGGCTCAGGTGGAAGGCCGACCCCTAACCTGCACCGCCCTCAAGCCCCAGGGCCTCTCCCCCACCCAGCTCGCCGAACTGGCCTATACCTTTGCCTTGGGGGGCATTGACATCGTCAAGGACGACCACGGCCTCACCAACCAGCCCACCGCCCCTTTCGCCGAGCGGGTGGGGGTTATTCAGGAGGCCATTGCCCGGGCCAACGCCGAGACCGGCGGCCACACTCTATACGCACCTATGCTGGCCGGCAGTCCTAAAACCCTGCACCACCACCTGAATATCGCCCGGCAAGCTGGGGTCAAGATCATACTTACAGCACCCATGTTGCTTGGGTTGCCAACTTTTCAGGAGGTGGTCGAAGATCTGGGCCTGGCGGTGTTGGGTCATCCGGCCTTTGCAGGCCTTCGTATTAGCCCGCCACTAATGTTTGGCAAGCTCTTTAGGCTTCTGGGCGCCGACGCAGTAATCTTTCCTAACCAGGGTGGGCGCTTTGCTTACAGCCAGCAAGCCTGCCTGGCGCTGGCCCAGGCCGCTCGAGCCCCCTGGAGCCACATCCGCCCGGCCCTGCCAGTACCGGCGGGGGGCATGACAGTCGAGCGGGTGGAAGAGCTGCTGGAGCTGTATGGATCTGACACCATGCTCTTGATTGGCGGCAACCTCTTGGCCGCCAAAGACAACCTGCTGGAACGCACCCGCGAGTTTGTACAGAAAGTAGTAGTTAGTGGGGGAAAAACCAGCCGTTAG
- the lon gene encoding endopeptidase La has translation MSDKTEKNNSHLPERLPVCPVRGSVIYPSMVMPIDAGRPISIRAIEAALSQERVILIVSQRDKDVEEPGANDLYEVGTACNILRMRKNADGSVQMLVQAFARVRVQQYYPADGYLEASVVRLPEVEGKATEVTALFREVKERFENLLREGKYVSPEVAQFVLNLEDPSQLADYIAFHLDFKLEDKQQILATPSVVDRLKRIAILLDAELDLVETQRRIQQQVKEEIDKNQREFYLREQMKAIQRELHGEEGEMEVEEFRQKIAALNLPPNVLPEVERELSRFARMHPDSAEASVVRTYLDWIINLPWNTRTEDQIDLQEAKKILDEDHYGLDKVKDRVLEYLAVRKLKLERQKKGEIPPEEVSKGPILLFVGPPGVGKTSIAKSIAKSLGRKYHRISLGGARDESDIRGHRRTYIGAMPGRIIQGMRQAGSKNPVILLDEVDKLGVSYQGDPAAALLELLDPAQNKEFTDHYLGVPFDMSEVLFICTANFPENIPGPLFDRMELIEFTSYIEQEKLEIAKRYLLPRQMSENGLKENQVHITEAALMRLITHYTREAGVRNLEREIGTLLRKAARAILEGGKKRVRIGEGDLEKYLGPARFQPESEARAPQIGVATGMFYTPVGGDIMFIEVSVMPGKGNLILTGQLGDVMKESARAALSYAKKNATRFGIPLERFDNSDVHIHVPAGAVPKEGPSAGIAITAALVSALAEVPVRNDVAMTGEITLTGRVLPIGGVKEKVLGARRAGIREVILPKRNQPDLSDIPAYLRQNLRFHFAESLDEVLNWALVGGLAALERKAPAPAKKTRRAKEQPVARA, from the coding sequence ATGAGCGACAAAACCGAAAAAAACAATTCCCACCTTCCCGAGAGACTCCCGGTCTGTCCGGTGCGTGGCTCGGTAATTTACCCCAGCATGGTGATGCCCATTGATGCTGGGCGACCTATCTCCATACGGGCTATCGAAGCAGCCCTGTCACAGGAGCGGGTGATCCTGATCGTAAGCCAGAGGGACAAGGACGTAGAAGAACCCGGCGCAAACGACCTGTACGAGGTGGGTACCGCATGCAACATACTACGGATGCGGAAAAACGCCGACGGTTCTGTGCAGATGCTGGTTCAGGCTTTTGCTCGAGTGCGGGTGCAACAGTACTACCCTGCGGACGGCTATCTGGAAGCCAGCGTGGTGCGACTGCCCGAGGTTGAAGGCAAAGCCACCGAGGTAACCGCCTTATTCCGGGAGGTTAAGGAGCGTTTTGAGAACCTGCTGCGGGAGGGCAAATACGTCTCGCCCGAAGTGGCCCAGTTTGTGCTCAACCTGGAAGACCCCTCGCAACTGGCCGATTACATTGCTTTCCACCTCGATTTCAAACTGGAAGACAAGCAGCAAATTCTGGCCACGCCTTCGGTGGTGGATCGGCTCAAGCGCATTGCCATACTGCTGGACGCCGAGCTGGACTTGGTAGAGACCCAGCGGCGCATTCAGCAGCAGGTAAAAGAGGAAATAGATAAAAACCAGCGGGAGTTTTATCTGCGCGAGCAGATGAAGGCCATCCAGCGCGAGCTTCACGGCGAGGAGGGCGAGATGGAGGTGGAGGAGTTCCGCCAGAAGATTGCGGCCCTGAACCTGCCCCCAAACGTCTTGCCCGAAGTAGAGCGGGAGCTTTCGCGCTTTGCCCGCATGCATCCCGACTCCGCCGAGGCCAGCGTGGTGCGCACCTACCTGGACTGGATTATCAACCTGCCCTGGAACACCCGCACCGAAGACCAGATTGACCTTCAGGAAGCCAAGAAGATTCTGGACGAAGACCACTACGGCTTGGATAAGGTCAAGGATCGGGTGCTGGAGTATCTGGCGGTGCGCAAACTGAAGCTCGAGCGCCAGAAAAAGGGCGAGATTCCCCCTGAGGAGGTTTCCAAAGGCCCCATCCTGCTGTTTGTGGGGCCGCCAGGGGTGGGCAAGACCTCCATTGCCAAGTCCATTGCCAAGAGCCTGGGCCGCAAATACCACCGCATCTCGCTGGGGGGTGCCCGCGACGAGTCCGACATTCGCGGCCACCGCCGTACCTACATTGGGGCCATGCCGGGCCGTATTATCCAGGGCATGCGCCAGGCTGGTAGCAAGAACCCCGTTATCCTGCTGGACGAGGTGGACAAGCTGGGGGTTTCCTACCAGGGCGACCCTGCGGCGGCTTTGCTCGAGCTGCTCGACCCGGCGCAGAACAAAGAGTTCACCGATCACTACCTGGGGGTTCCCTTCGACATGAGCGAGGTGCTGTTCATCTGCACCGCCAACTTCCCGGAGAACATCCCAGGCCCCCTGTTCGACCGCATGGAGCTGATCGAGTTTACCAGCTACATCGAGCAGGAGAAGCTCGAGATCGCCAAGCGGTATCTGCTGCCCCGGCAGATGAGCGAGAACGGGCTCAAGGAAAACCAGGTGCACATCACCGAGGCGGCCCTGATGCGCCTGATTACCCACTACACCCGCGAGGCGGGGGTGCGCAACCTCGAGCGCGAGATTGGCACTTTGCTGCGCAAGGCGGCCCGCGCCATCTTGGAAGGCGGGAAAAAGCGGGTGCGGATTGGCGAGGGCGATCTGGAAAAATACCTGGGCCCGGCCCGCTTCCAGCCCGAGTCCGAGGCCAGAGCGCCCCAGATTGGGGTGGCTACGGGGATGTTCTACACCCCGGTGGGGGGCGACATCATGTTCATCGAGGTCTCGGTGATGCCGGGCAAGGGTAACCTGATCCTGACCGGGCAGCTTGGGGACGTAATGAAGGAATCGGCCCGGGCGGCGCTTTCTTACGCCAAGAAAAACGCGACGCGCTTTGGCATCCCCCTCGAGCGCTTCGATAATTCGGACGTACACATTCACGTTCCCGCCGGGGCCGTGCCCAAAGAAGGCCCCTCGGCAGGCATTGCCATTACCGCTGCCCTGGTCTCGGCCCTGGCCGAAGTCCCCGTGCGCAATGATGTGGCCATGACCGGTGAAATTACCCTTACCGGGCGGGTATTGCCCATTGGCGGGGTCAAGGAAAAGGTGCTGGGGGCTCGGCGAGCTGGCATTCGCGAGGTGATTCTGCCCAAGCGGAACCAGCCCGACCTCTCAGATATTCCAGCCTATCTGCGTCAAAACCTGCGGTTTCACTTCGCCGAGTCGCTGGATGAGGTGCTGAACTGGGCCCTGGTGGGCGGCCTAGCAGCCCTCGAGCGCAAAGCGCCGGCTCCCGCTAAGAAAACTCGGCGGGCTAAAGAACAGCCTGTGGCAAGAGCGTAG
- a CDS encoding DUF1517 domain-containing protein encodes MRFIWVWVFLFLWAIAAWPSSITGSSLDWSLAAAQRSGGGVGGRGGFSTPRSSPSIPRVNPSPSPSLPLPTPRSYPSYPTYPRDYYPPSSPSYPSSRPPIYVTPGAGYGIDLIALIFIVGIVIVSFSMIRGLQRAGSGTGVGDEPESTVARLRLAILYNPELQASLRQTAEAADTESVRGLADLMDNTAVLLLREQAGWRFGMYEVWTGSLQKAEGQFDAWMTETRSEFVETYRHFEGKEVVQAGYQPKAEPDGRYILVTLLLAVSGSLPSIPTPLRREGARQALMALASSSPTNTLAAYVAWTPEASGEALTEQELLMGWPRLELL; translated from the coding sequence ATGCGATTTATCTGGGTTTGGGTTTTTCTATTCCTCTGGGCCATAGCAGCCTGGCCTAGTAGTATCACCGGAAGCAGCCTGGACTGGAGTTTGGCAGCAGCACAACGCAGTGGGGGCGGGGTGGGAGGTCGGGGCGGCTTTTCTACGCCACGCTCGAGCCCTTCAATCCCCAGGGTCAATCCCTCTCCCTCCCCTTCTCTGCCGCTGCCAACCCCCCGCAGCTACCCCAGCTACCCCACCTATCCCCGCGACTACTATCCCCCCAGCAGCCCTAGCTACCCCTCCAGCCGTCCACCGATTTATGTAACTCCAGGTGCGGGCTATGGCATTGACCTAATCGCACTAATATTCATTGTCGGCATTGTTATAGTCAGCTTCTCAATGATACGGGGTTTGCAGCGGGCTGGAAGTGGTACCGGAGTCGGTGACGAGCCCGAAAGCACTGTAGCCCGGCTTCGGCTGGCCATCCTTTACAACCCCGAGTTGCAGGCCAGCTTACGCCAGACCGCCGAAGCAGCCGATACCGAGAGTGTGCGGGGGCTGGCCGACCTCATGGACAACACCGCGGTACTGCTGTTACGCGAGCAGGCTGGGTGGCGCTTTGGTATGTACGAGGTCTGGACAGGCAGCCTTCAAAAGGCCGAGGGGCAGTTCGATGCCTGGATGACCGAGACCCGCTCCGAGTTTGTCGAAACGTACCGGCACTTCGAAGGTAAAGAGGTGGTTCAGGCCGGCTATCAGCCCAAGGCCGAGCCCGATGGACGCTACATCCTGGTAACGCTCCTGCTGGCTGTAAGTGGCAGCCTACCCTCCATACCAACCCCCTTGCGTCGCGAGGGTGCGCGTCAGGCCCTGATGGCCCTGGCCTCCTCGAGCCCTACCAACACCCTGGCCGCCTACGTAGCCTGGACGCCCGAGGCCAGCGGCGAAGCCCTCACTGAGCAGGAGCTGCTGATGGGCTGGCCCAGGCTCGAGCTGCTCTAG
- the ispG gene encoding flavodoxin-dependent (E)-4-hydroxy-3-methylbut-2-enyl-diphosphate synthase, with protein sequence MTVKRRKTPTVWVGKVPKGGDHPVVVQSMTNTDTADIEATVGQVWALARAGSEVVRMTVNNDEAAKAVPEIKRRLADLGVDVPLVGDFHFNGHILLRKYPEMALALDKYRINPGTVGKGKQQDPNFRTMCEVAVEYGKPVRIGVNWGSLDAGLLDEMMEANAARPEPKDAHQVTLETIVESAVRSYEWALKYGLTEDKIILSAKISNAPDLWWVYRELARRTTAPLHLGLTEAGMGVSGIVASTAGLVPLLSEGIGDTIRVSITPAPGEPRTKEVEVALEILQSIGVRQFTPSVASCPGCGRTTSTFFQELAQQVSTRLNAQMPVWKTQYPGVENLKVAVMGCVVNGPGESKHADIGISLPGTGEAPRAPVYINGQLATTLKGDRIAEEFMGMVEEYIQKRFGKQMA encoded by the coding sequence ATGACAGTGAAGCGTCGCAAAACTCCAACCGTCTGGGTGGGCAAAGTCCCCAAAGGGGGCGACCACCCGGTGGTGGTACAGTCCATGACCAACACCGATACCGCCGACATCGAGGCCACGGTGGGGCAGGTCTGGGCCCTGGCCCGTGCCGGCTCCGAAGTCGTGCGCATGACCGTCAACAACGATGAAGCTGCCAAGGCTGTACCGGAGATCAAGCGCCGCCTGGCCGACCTGGGGGTGGATGTGCCCCTGGTGGGCGATTTTCACTTCAACGGCCATATCCTGTTGCGCAAATATCCCGAGATGGCGCTGGCCCTGGACAAGTACCGCATCAACCCCGGCACGGTAGGCAAGGGCAAGCAGCAGGATCCCAACTTCCGCACCATGTGTGAGGTGGCCGTGGAGTACGGCAAACCGGTGCGCATTGGGGTGAACTGGGGCTCACTGGACGCGGGACTGCTCGACGAGATGATGGAGGCCAACGCGGCCCGCCCCGAGCCCAAAGACGCCCACCAGGTTACCCTGGAGACCATCGTGGAGTCGGCGGTGCGTAGTTACGAGTGGGCCCTCAAATATGGCCTGACCGAGGATAAAATTATCCTCTCGGCCAAGATTTCCAATGCCCCCGATCTGTGGTGGGTCTACCGCGAGCTGGCCCGGCGCACCACTGCGCCGCTGCACCTGGGGCTCACCGAGGCCGGTATGGGCGTGAGCGGCATCGTTGCCAGCACCGCGGGCCTGGTACCCCTGCTGTCCGAGGGGATTGGCGACACCATCCGGGTCTCCATCACCCCAGCTCCCGGAGAGCCCCGCACCAAGGAGGTGGAGGTCGCCCTGGAAATCCTGCAATCCATTGGGGTGCGGCAGTTTACCCCCAGCGTGGCCAGTTGCCCTGGCTGTGGGCGCACCACCAGCACCTTCTTTCAGGAACTGGCCCAGCAGGTCTCTACCCGCCTAAATGCCCAGATGCCGGTCTGGAAAACTCAGTACCCCGGTGTCGAAAACCTGAAGGTCGCTGTTATGGGGTGCGTGGTTAACGGCCCTGGCGAGTCCAAGCACGCCGACATTGGCATTTCCCTGCCCGGCACCGGCGAGGCCCCCCGCGCCCCGGTTTACATTAACGGGCAGCTCGCCACCACCCTCAAGGGCGATCGCATCGCCGAGGAGTTTATGGGCATGGTGGAGGAGTACATTCAAAAGCGCTTCGGCAAGCAGATGGCATAA
- a CDS encoding Rab family GTPase: MIQKKICMLGAFGVGKTSLVARYVHGIFSEKYQTTVGVKIDKKVVTVGGQEVGLVLWDLYGEDQFQRVQSFYIRGSSGYLLVADGTRPETLEAAQSLQERAQEVLGSVPFILLINKHDLPWQVSEAQVSQLRAKGWEVRYTSAKTGKAVEEAFHSLAGRMLEQS; encoded by the coding sequence GTGATACAAAAGAAAATCTGCATGCTGGGGGCCTTTGGAGTAGGCAAAACCAGCTTAGTCGCGCGGTATGTCCATGGCATCTTTTCCGAAAAGTATCAGACCACCGTCGGTGTCAAGATCGACAAAAAGGTGGTCACGGTTGGCGGACAAGAAGTAGGCCTGGTCTTGTGGGATCTGTACGGTGAAGATCAGTTCCAGCGGGTACAATCCTTCTATATACGGGGCAGCTCAGGCTATTTATTGGTGGCCGATGGAACCCGCCCCGAGACCCTCGAGGCTGCCCAAAGCCTGCAGGAACGCGCCCAAGAGGTGCTGGGATCAGTTCCCTTCATCCTGCTGATCAACAAGCATGACCTGCCCTGGCAGGTGAGCGAAGCGCAGGTAAGCCAATTAAGGGCAAAAGGCTGGGAGGTACGTTACACCAGCGCCAAAACCGGCAAAGCCGTAGAGGAAGCCTTCCATTCGCTGGCCGGTCGGATGCTCGAGCAGTCATAA